From Strongyloides ratti genome assembly S_ratti_ED321, scaffold srae_chrx_scaffold0000002:
tacAAGTACATTTTGTTTAAGCCATCTTAAGCTACTTAAAAGCATCATTATTTTGCTATATCTGTCAATTATATTACAAGATCCTTGTGAATGACTTGTAATTGAAGTAGATGTTGTACCAGGACTTGATGAAGCACAATCAGTCTCAGAATGAGAATCATCAATTGTTCCATTTACAGATGAAGAAGATGAATtaagattattatttaagtATTCATATAATTCTGTACAAGCTGCTGAATTAATTTGCCTTGAGACATGAGATGTTATTACTTCTGGTAAATCTTGAGCTGTAAATGATATTGTCTTAAGGTAAGCAAATTCAATACCAGAAAGTTTTAATTCATCAAATCTTTTTATCATTGTTAAAAGTTTTGATATTTGTTCAGAAACTTCATCATATTTTTCTGGTTTTAATTGACCAAATTTAACACATGTACTAAGATGATTTCCCATAGCTGTTAACATTactgataaattaaaatcttGATTACATTGCATTAAACCTAAAACAAATATGTCACaccattttattttcatagtATTCTCAacataaatatctttttgactaaatactttaatatttttgagcCAATGTATAGACATAAAAAGTAATCTTGATGCAGCTTCACAGAAAAATTGAATGTTGAGATCTTGTGGTATAGGTTGACCAATGAGAAGTTCAAATTTAGCTGATTCAGAATCAATAACATTACCAATTATAAGAGATCCATCATCTGATAAAGAACATCCACCACCATTAGATGATAATGGTGAAGCAGAAGCAGTTAAACCAACTGATGTCATATCTAAACCAGATTCATCTTCATCAATAGATTCACGTTTAATTTGTAATTTACTTTCATCGGGACTATTACATGAGATACCACTACTAGATGATGAATCATAAGTTCCAGAATCTTTTCTATTACCATTACTTTCTTTACATGATGTTATAGAATTTTCACTTTTTGCTATAGCTAATAATCCTTGCATATATGATAGATTAGATGGTTTTGgattaaactaaaaaaaaaattaaataaaattaaaaatattactatttacTTACTCCTAGTAAATTAGATGCTAAAGTACCATTTCCTAATGATGTTCTTTGATTTGATGTTTGAAGAATATTACTAACACCATTATTtgaagtattattatttgataatgttaaattttcagataaaacatttaacCTTCCATTTTGATTACTTCCTTGTAAtccattaaaattttgaacaTTTATAGTATTATTAGGAATAGCATTATTTGCGTttccattattattattattattattatttgtattgCTAATATTCATTGGTCTCCTTTCTGCTTGAACagctaaataaaaaaaaaatacatttttattagtatatcatattaaaaatacctCTTAACTTACATTCAGATCTCATTCCCATTGCaagacatttttttaatctacaAAATTGACATCTATTTCTATGAAATTTAGTAACCGGACAATCTTTATTTCCTCGACAAACATAACCTATTTGTTTTCTAATACTGCGTTTGAAAAATCCTTTGCAACCTTCACATGATACTGCCCCATAATGACGCCCAGAGGCTTTGTCACCACAGACAACACACGGTTCTATACACATGTCCCTAGGCATTGATCCACCAGTTGATTGAGTATTAGATATAGTTATATTTCTAGGAGTATTACAAGAGATGGTTGATGTATTTAATgatgaattattaaatacGTTACAAGGATTCGAATGATGTGATGATATAGTAGAATTACTTTGTATACTTGATCCTCCTCCAGTGGTACTCTCCAAATGATCATTCAATAAAAAtgactaaaaatataaataattattaataaaatgttaaataaaaattttttttaaaagatatatatatatatatgaaaaagaagtactattaatttatttttataataataaaaaaaaatttttttttgactttacaattatcaaatattttaaaatatagaatatatgaaaaaaaataatgtttttgtaaaaatataaataatgaattattaaataagaaaaaaaaaagaactaaAAACATTAATCTAATGTTGAAAAGAAAATCCTTTCATATACTTAAATGTTcactattttaatattaaaaaatatcataggCATAAACATTACTAAATGAAAAGCCTATTAAAGTGATATAAAAGGGcaaatacatataaatttcAACATGTAAGTCaagttaattatttattatactcAAGAAATATAtgcaaaaaagaaaaaaaaacacattAAATGAAACAAAATGAAAGAGTTGTATACCTTGTCCTTCTTTACatgtcaaaataaaaaattatataatcaaaaagtgaaattttattattatttatacaatataattataggtaattttttttatttataaagtaaaatttgtaagaattttaaaaatattgttttattttatctattaaaaatgatataataacaaatataaaattaatattagtatacaaatttacatatttataaacataaaaatattatttttcttttttacaaaaatgttacaatttaattttgtaacattaagtaaatatatattataaatatacaaatatatataaataaatttatttgctGCCCTCTGACCCGACTACCCTACTTTTTCAGGTCATATCAAGATCAAGCACCTTATTGTTAAATGggattttaaaacaaaataaaatataatagtattaatgtactttataaaaaaaaattaccttAGAAGAAatgtactaaaaaaaaatagcattatgataataaaatatttaaatataattttgtttccTTTACGTCAACTTTTGTATCaatgaagaaaaagaaaaatataaaattaagtaaaaaatagaTGACTTTGACTtagaattataaatattaagaaaagatacaatttattgtcattttatgttatagtaaattaaaaaaaaatatatatatataatgtaaatgaaatttttaatattataatatattttactaaataaaaattacctaatatatattttaaacttttctttaatcatttaaaattatataatgtaaataaaaaagataaaaataataatgtaataatatcataattagttcattttatttttatactatataataataaattaacaatttacatggattatttcaaatagttatatatatatatagttggtaaaacaaaagaaatattggcaaaagttattaaaatttaattgatataatataatagatttttataatatatttaatagtgtaatctaataaaataaaagtaaaaatgcttatatattattataatataataaaaaatataataaataattttcttctCAATGATAATTAACATGATAAtatctaatatatatataaatataacaaattaatatttgttgttaattaaaattaataattaaaaatcttttaatatttcagaTATAcagatgaaaaaaatatatttaaataaataaaatattataatgataattataaatatataaaatataggtagaaattttaattataagaaCCATTacgaaatattatttattatatactttaatCATAATAACATGACtcacataaatatataaatatatttatatttatgtgTATATCACACCTTCaagatttacaaaaattatatattaataataaatatctttaataaatcttataattattataagtgAAAATGAAAATCTCTTTTAATTCTCtctaataaatttatgattaattttttttttcaatttaataacattttatatatagtatatatctttatttaaagatatattaagaatattgtcatatcaaaaatgaaatattataaaatacaaaaaaaagtgtaatttttttatggtATATTACCATTTCAGTCCctatttatatcaaatttgatatatttattaaaaaaatataaaataaactatttcATTCTCAAATATCAGAATATATAATTGtgaatgtatatttttaatatggtatcaaataatattatatattataaattaccttcaaacaataataaatatacaagGATAGAATAGTTTGATGGTGATTGaaagtatattatataaccttcatttaacaataatatatatatttctataaattttaataacaaaaatgaactttcattttattttattgataattttataaatgataaaactataaataatataaaaacatattatattagaaaatattataaataaaaagaagatttattttatataaaattatggaTATATGAAAGTAAAACTTAAATAATATGctttataatatatctatctaaagaaagatattatatatatgaataaatatatttgttatatatttatatttgtagATGTTCGTCGAGGTTATCACAACATAAaagtattttcttttttaaaataaaagtttaatggTGTAActattttaagaataaagaatataatcCATAATATGTACGTTGATATCATACTTTATCAAACTAATATAcgtttattatatatattttaaaaacaatttatggtaaaaaaaaaatactttttattatttcttattgaaattaaataatcttattgtaaatatattcttggttttaataaaatatatcaaattatcattaataaaattgtaaaatatttgaaacaaacttattaaatagtttttctaattaaattttttttataataaatataattttaattaaatatttaaaattgtattaatttattaaaaaaaataacttttaaaggTATAATACTTtacttaattatttttttttttataaaataaaaaaaaagataacattaaataatatattgtcTTTATTACAACAGTtgcatttttattataagattCCTTTCGTCTTAAAAActattcaattaaaaaaaaataaatattactataggtatttttaatagtaactaaatatatatttttaaaatatcatttttaaaagaaacaatgacaatatttaatgattttatttatataacacaatttttttttgttaaatttctCTTTTAACTTAAAATTGATGATAAATAGTATTATCAATTACAAAGAGACAAACATTTGTGTGTTCAGATaccagaaaaaaaaatataaaaaaaaagtaatataaaagaaaaagcacttatcaaataaattataggAAAGTGAAATGATGATGATAAATAACAGTAAgttaatttgtaaaaaataaaaattcttttacttaaaaaaaataaaaaaaacttaaaggttaaattatttagatttttacattatataaaaggtttaataaatagtgataaatattaaatatatgaaaaatttgtagtgttaaataaaatatatataaaatgtatataaaatagttaattataaactattatatattatattacaagtttgttttgattaatattttaatttaatatcttACCTGTGAACCATATAAAGATGGGTACattgattttaatatatttgctTGTTGAAGAATAGTATTTTGTGGTTGTCCCAATAAATTTCCTGGATTTGACCTAACTATTCCACCACCTGATGTTAAAAGTGATGTAGCCGATATTTGTCCATTACCAGTTCCTGATCCACCGTTCATTTCACTTTGTTTTTGGTGTATGTAAAGATTTTGTGCTGCTGCAGCCtaaaatagaaattataatgttaataaaaaaaatagtaataataaatgaattattatatgtatattaatgttaatatatatctatcaaaaggaatattatttatataaaaatatataataaaatttagacTGTCTGTGAAAAATgaaacttaaaaaataa
This genomic window contains:
- a CDS encoding Nuclear hormone receptor HR78, coding for MLALVNAESQHNQTIQDIIHNQHSPTSSILTATSTSSEDSISPINTTDKKLLPSSTPNINSFGIQKNSINQFSSLSDTISLSQSAFKTFKQSTTSTSTSSTTGSGIGITSSNSNINLNQHHLPNATLSQINPLNLSTLDSRLLSILSEEHQKQSSIGIFSTNLQSAFKTTTHQPRIGSFGINQLDKTNSFISTAPPTPSTNLDPSTLMAAQLGLLNSPNALLTMMQAAAAQNLYIHQKQSEMNGGSGTGNGQISATSLLTSGGGIVRSNPGNLLGQPQNTILQQANILKSMYPSLYGSQSFLLNDHLESTTGGGSSIQSNSTISSHHSNPCNVFNNSSLNTSTISCNTPRNITISNTQSTGGSMPRDMCIEPCVVCGDKASGRHYGAVSCEGCKGFFKRSIRKQIGYVCRGNKDCPVTKFHRNRCQFCRLKKCLAMGMRSESVQAERRPMNISNTNNNNNNNNGNANNAIPNNTINVQNFNGLQGSNQNGRLNVLSENLTLSNNNTSNNGVSNILQTSNQRTSLGNGTLASNLLGFNPKPSNLSYMQGLLAIAKSENSITSCKESNGNRKDSGTYDSSSSSGISCNSPDESKLQIKRESIDEDESGLDMTSVGLTASASPLSSNGGGCSLSDDGSLIIGNVIDSESAKFELLIGQPIPQDLNIQFFCEAASRLLFMSIHWLKNIKVFSQKDIYVENTMKIKWCDIFVLGLMQCNQDFNLSVMLTAMGNHLSTCVKFGQLKPEKYDEVSEQISKLLTMIKRFDELKLSGIEFAYLKTISFTAQDLPEVITSHVSRQINSAACTELYEYLNNNLNSSSSSVNGTIDDSHSETDCASSSPGTTSTSITSHSQGSCNIIDRYSKIMMLLSSLRWLKQNVLVELFFSGLIGNSSIETVIPYILSMDWNGIMDNQTLDNGMSSSPSEKVECDNSNSIINNNNNTITQFVKT